The DNA region TGTTTTAAGAAGTTTTGGTGCAAAAATTGGTGAAAATGTTGATATCGGTTATGGCATAATGTTTCATAACTGCAAAGACTTTCGTAATCTTACGATCGGTGATAATTGTCATATTGGAAAAGAATGTTTTTTTGATTTAAGAGATAGGGTTAGTATTGGAAACGGTGTGGTGATTTCAATGCGCACGACTTTCTTAACACATATTGATATGACCAAAAGTGAGCTGTCAAAGTATTATCAAGCATACCATGCCCCCGTAGTGATACAGGATAATGTTTACATAGGTGCCGTTTCCACCGTTCTTTCAGGAGTCGAGATTGATGCTAATAGTTTGATTGGCGCAAACTCTTTGGTTAATAAGAGTTGTCTTCCTAATTCTATTTATATCGGTGTCCCCGCGAAGTTAAAAAAGGCTATTAATTTCGATGAGTAGCTATAAAGCCTTGGTCAAGGCTACAACAATAATAGGCTTAGCTAGACTTGTAGAAGTTTTAGTATCACTTGTTAGAGTTAAATTAAGTGCACTTTACTTAACTGTCTCAGAGCTAGGTGTTTTTAATCAGTCAGCTATATTATCAGAACGACTATCACAGTTCACTCTTCTAAAGATAAGCGACGGTTTGACTAAGCAAGTTGCTGAGTCTAATCAAAACGAAGATGCTGGCAGAATCATTTCAGAATTATTAAAAGGTTATTTGATTTTAAGTTTTGTTTTTACTCTATTGTCGAGTTCATTAGTGCTTTTATTTTACAGTGATATCGCTAGGTTAATGTTTGGTGATACTTTGTATACTAAGTTTGTATTGATTGCGCTTATTAGTCTACCTATTTTGGTTTTGAACAGTATTCCACTATCGATTTTACGTGGCTTTAGCGATATGAAGAGTATTGCTAAAGGTAGAGTTTATAGTTGCCTGATCAATGCCTTGCACATTATTCCTTTAATCATACTTTACGGAGTTGATGGTGCTGTAGTCTCAATATTGGTTAGTAATTTAATAATTTTTATTATAAACATGGTGTTGGTTAGTCAATACCGAAGGAAATTTAACTTGAGACTTAAGTCGATAATATTATCTAAGGTTTCTAAAGATAACTTTAGAGAACTATTATCTTTCTCTATTTTTGGTATGACAATTGGTGTTTACATCATAATTAGCGAGTTTGTCTGCAGATCAATTGTAGTTAGTGAGCTAGGTATTGAGGCGATAGGAGTTTATGCTCCAGTTATAATGCTCTCGAGTATGTTGACTGGTTTTCTAATACCTTCTGTGACAACATTTTTGTACTCTAAACTATGTGAAAGTAAAAATAGTAGCGATATTTCAACCCTCCTTAATCACGGGTTGCGTATCTCAACTTTAGCATTAATCCCTGTGCTTTTTATAGGTGTTTCTTTTAAAGAGATATATATAACGGTTTTGTATACCTCAAGCTATTTGGAAGCAGGAAAGTATCTGCCTTTTCATTTACTGGGTTTAGTATTTACTATTTGGTTTTCAGTGATGTCACAGTCTATGGCGTCAACTGGAAGAATAGTACAACACGGATTCTTCAGGTTTTTCTATTTGACTTTAGATATAGTCGTGACCTTTGTATTTGTTAATAAGTATGGCTTGTATGGATGGATGCTAAAGCATATGG from Pleionea litopenaei includes:
- a CDS encoding acyltransferase, with the protein product MKNVLKQLFANIWFVFVLIRLKIFSKVLGFKYVCRMITLLDERLLVNVLRSFGAKIGENVDIGYGIMFHNCKDFRNLTIGDNCHIGKECFFDLRDRVSIGNGVVISMRTTFLTHIDMTKSELSKYYQAYHAPVVIQDNVYIGAVSTVLSGVEIDANSLIGANSLVNKSCLPNSIYIGVPAKLKKAINFDE
- a CDS encoding oligosaccharide flippase family protein, which codes for MSSYKALVKATTIIGLARLVEVLVSLVRVKLSALYLTVSELGVFNQSAILSERLSQFTLLKISDGLTKQVAESNQNEDAGRIISELLKGYLILSFVFTLLSSSLVLLFYSDIARLMFGDTLYTKFVLIALISLPILVLNSIPLSILRGFSDMKSIAKGRVYSCLINALHIIPLIILYGVDGAVVSILVSNLIIFIINMVLVSQYRRKFNLRLKSIILSKVSKDNFRELLSFSIFGMTIGVYIIISEFVCRSIVVSELGIEAIGVYAPVIMLSSMLTGFLIPSVTTFLYSKLCESKNSSDISTLLNHGLRISTLALIPVLFIGVSFKEIYITVLYTSSYLEAGKYLPFHLLGLVFTIWFSVMSQSMASTGRIVQHGFFRFFYLTLDIVVTFVFVNKYGLYGWMLKHMVSPILFSAVYFLYCKANMGFRLKLENVVLMSYLIVVGVVLAVIDDFIVKQSIVFMIASIILVSLTPLLMSQSEKAAIKKMLFIKSNDK